GTGCTGCTCAAACCATGACTTTTTAAAGTTTCACAATAGAACTCAGCGTGTTCCAAAGCGCAGGTAATTACTAAAGCTAATCCGTTACTGTGGGCTTCCATCATGATGCTAACAGCCTGGGGCTGGGTAATACTCGGTACAGTGGTCATTAGAACTTGAACCACATACTCCATAGAATTATAGTCATCATTATGCAGCAAAACGCGATACCGAGGCGCGAGCTTGCGGGTTGTGGAAGGCTTTTCAATAGTTTCGACTGACACTGCTCTTTGCTCTTTTATCGTTGACTTACTACAATAGAGTTTCTGTTTAGCATTTGCTTAACAGTTGTTTACTTAATTCTATAACATTTCCGTTCCCATTCCAGCCAGAAAAATCCGACTGTGTGGCCGTTACTAGCATTGAAGAGCAGAAAATTTTCAGCATAATCATAATACTACAGCAGTGTTACTTCTAAAATTAAGAAAAATACCACAAAATCTTTGCTTCCTCTTCTGCTGCTATGGATATTAGCCCCAACTTTCAACCGGGACAAATTGTGTCTTTGGATTATGGCAACAGAAATCTTTATACTGAAGTCGTACAAGTTGTGACTTCTCGTGGTTTATGCTGGGTGCGTCCTTTGCTATTGGCTAACTTCACCCACGAACTACCCCTAATCACTGATCTGCGAGATGCGTCCGACTTGTTATGGCCTGTAAATTTATTTCGGCCTGCTTTAGATACAGAAGTAATCAGTTTATTGAGCCAACTTTTACCCAAAGAACCAAAAGCTGACACAGATACGGTTGCTCAACAGCAACTCAATCAGTTTATTCACCAACTGTGGCAAGCTTCCCAAGATGGTAAAGAATTGTGAATTTATCAAGGCAGAATTTAACAATTTAGAAGTTATTGGGGATGATTACCCCCAGCGTGGGACTAACTGCACTCGACCCGCATCCATCTCTGCCATTAACAATTCTAGAGCTTCGTAGTCAACGTCAGATATGTAACCTAGTTGAGTCAGTTCTGAATTGATCTCATTTTCTATTTCTGGCGTTAATTTTTTTATGTGCAACGCTTTTTCTACTAGTTGACGAATGGCGTATTGTGTGTTCATAAAGAATAAACCAACTTTAATTATTACCCATTATCCAAGATTAGCATCGGTATAAAAAGTGATCCAGGTATCTGGAATTTA
This sequence is a window from Anabaena sphaerica FACHB-251. Protein-coding genes within it:
- the clpS gene encoding ATP-dependent Clp protease adapter ClpS; this encodes MSVETIEKPSTTRKLAPRYRVLLHNDDYNSMEYVVQVLMTTVPSITQPQAVSIMMEAHSNGLALVITCALEHAEFYCETLKSHGLSSTIEPDE